Proteins encoded within one genomic window of Rhododendron vialii isolate Sample 1 chromosome 1a, ASM3025357v1:
- the LOC131318565 gene encoding uncharacterized protein LOC131318565 isoform X1: MGSLETGLSLKRDESRIERHPFGQKPRSRFMKFVLFKKIGYLQWVCTVAVFFFFVVIFQMFLPGLVMEKSENSWKGREVDSGDSMVWKEFGRLDFGEGVKFEPLNLLGKFRKESREVNLSSVGRSGVGFGYRKPQLALVFADLLFDPQQILMATVAVAFREIGYQITVYSLEDGPVLAVWKNIGVPVTLIKTREKKDVVVDWLNYDGIIVSSVEAREVFSSLLQEPFKSVPVIWTIHERTLGFRLRQYVSSGQVELVNDWKKFINRATVVVFPSYALPMLYSECDSGNYYVIPGSPVEAWEADHFKVTDKDNLRVKMDYGPDDFVIVIVGSQFLYRGLWLEHAFVLRALLPLIEDLSSNHPSSLLKIILLSGGLTSNYSVAVEAITQNLRYPKNTVRHFSGTEDAKAVLSVADLVIYGSFLEEQAFPDILIKAMCFGKPIIAPDISMIRKYVDDRVNGYLFPKGNLKVLTQILLQVVSQGKLSPLACNIASIGERTAKNLMVSETVEGYASLVEYILKLPSEAVPSKAVSEIPRKLKEEWQWQLFESILDSANLNGSSKSHKFLEEIEKQWNGTRTESSGAVTITNETFVYSIWEEEKNIEMASARKRREEEELKDRTDQPRGTWEDVYRSAKRADRYKNDLHERDDGELERSGQPLCIYEPYFGEGTWPFLHRTSLYRGLGLSTKGRRPRTDDIDAPSRLPLLNNPYYRDALVEYGAFFAIANRVDRIHKNAWIGFQSWRATARKESLSKTAETALVDAIQSQRHGDTLYFWIRMDTDPRNPLQQDFWTFCDAINAGHCKFAFSEALKKMYGINHNWTSLPPMPIDGDTWSVMHSWVLPTRSFLEFVMFSRMFVDALDTQFYDDNQSGHCCLSLYKDKHCYSRLLELLINVWAYHSARKMVYVNPDTGLMREHHKLKNRRGQMWVKWFSYATVKGMDEDLAEELDSDHPQKRRLWPSTGEVFWQGMYEKERTQRNRDKEKRKKQSKDKISRIRSRHHQKTIGKYVKPLPEAMEVSNSTVVVARLLR, from the exons ATGGGTTCCCTTGAAACTGGTCTTTCTCTAAAGAGAGACGAAAGCAGGATTGAGAGGCACCCATTTGGTCAAAAACCCAGATCAAGATTTATGAAATTCGTTTTGTTCAAGAAAATTGGATACCTGCAATGGGTTTGCACGGTAGCCGTGTTTTTCTTCTTCGTGGTTATTTTCCAGATGTTCTTGCCCGGTTTAGTGATGGAGAAGTCAGAGAATTCTTGGAAGGGAAGAGAGGTGGATTCTGGGGATTCGATGGTGTGGAAGGAGTTTGGGAGGTTGGATTTTGGAGAAGGTGTTAAGTTTGAGCCACTGAatcttttgggtaaatttcgaAAAGAGTCTAGAGAGGTCAATTTGTCTTCTGTTGGTCGGAGTGGAGTTGGATTTGGGTATAGAAAGCCCCAGCTTGCTTTG GTTTTTGCAGATCTGTTATTTGATCCACAGCAGATACTGATGGCTACTGTTGCTGTTGCTTTTCGGGAAATTGGGTATCAAATTACG GTTTACTCACTTGAAGATGGTCCTGTACTTGCAGTTTGGAAAAATATTGGAGTTCCGGTCACTCTTATCAAAACCCGTGAGAAAAAAGACGTCGTTGTAGACTGGCTAAA CTATGATGGCATAATTGTGAGCTCCGTTGAAGCGAGGGAAGTCTTTTCTAG TCTTCTGCAGGAACCTTTCAAGTCAGTACCTGTTATATGGACCATCCATGAAAGAACACTTGGTTTTCGTTTGAGACAATATGTGTCAAGTGGCCAAGTTGAGCTTGTAAACGATTGGAAGAAATTCATCAATCGTGCTACTGTTGTGGTCTTCCCAAGCTATGCCCTCCCG ATGCTATACTCTGAATGTGATTCTGGAAACTACTATGTCATTCCGGGTTCTCCAGTTGAAGCATGGGAAGCAGACCACTTTAAGGTAACTGACAAGGATAATCTTCGTGTCAAAATGGATTATGGGCCTGACGACTTTGTTATTGTCATAGTGGGAAGTCAATTCTTGTACAGAGGTTTGTGGCTGGAGCATGCCTTTGTTTTAAGGGCTTTGTTACCCCTTATTGAAGACCTCTCTTCTAATCATCCAAGTTCACTTCTTAAAATCATTCTCTTAAGTGGGGGTTTGACAAGCAATTACAGTGTGGCTGTGGAG GCCATTACTCAAAACCTAAGATACCCCAAGAACACTGTGAGACATTTTTCTGGTACTGAAGATGCAAAAGCTGTTTTAAGTGTTGCTGATCTTGTGATATATGGATCctttcttgaagagcaagctttTCCGGACATTTTGATAAAAGCCATGTGCTTTGGGAAGCCAATCATAGCCCCAGATATATCCATGATCAGGAAATAC GTTGATGACAGGGTCAATGGTTATCTATTTCCAAAGGGGAATTTGAAGGTTCTTACTCAGATACTATTGCAAGTGGTATCTCAGGGGAAGTTATCACCTCTAGCTTGCAATATCGCATCAATTGGTGAGCGCACTGCTAAAAACCTTATGGTTTCTGAAACCGTGGAAGGGTATGCTTCTCTTGTCGAATATATTCTCAAGCTCCCATCAGAAGCTGTACCTTCCAAGGCTGTTTCTGAAATCCCTAGAAAGCTAAAAGAGGAATGGCAATGGCAATTATTTGAGTCCATATTAGATTCCGCAAATTTAAATGGAAGTTCAAAAAGCCACAAATTTTTAGAGGAGATTGAGAAGCAGTGGAATGGTACTCGAACAGAAAGTTCTGGAGCCGTGACCATTACAAATGAAACATTTGTATATAGCATatgggaagaagaaaagaatattGAGATGGCTAGTGCaaggaagagaagagaagaagaggag TTGAAGGACAGAACTGATCAACCTCGGGGAACATGGGAGGATGTGTATCGAAGTGCCAAAAGGGCTGATCGGTATAAGAATGATCTGCATGAAAGGGATGATGGAGAGCTTGAAAGGTCTGGCCAACCATTATGCATCTATGAACCTTACTTTGGTGAGGGAACCTGGCCTTTTTTGCACCGTACTTCACTCTATCGTGGACTTGGGCTG TCCACCAAAGGTCGAAGGCCCCGGACAGATGATATTGATGCACCTTCTCGTCTTCCACTGCTTAACAACCCTTATTACCGAGATGCCCTTGTTGAATATGGAGCCTTTTTTGCTATAGCTAACCGTGTTGACCGCATTCACAAAAATGCTTGGATAGGGTTCCAGTCCTGGAGAGCAACAGCGAGGAAG GAATCTTTGTCTAAGACTGCTGAAACTGCATTAGTGGATGCTATCCAATCGCAAAGGCATGGTGACACACTATACTTCTGGATTCGTATGGATACAGATCCAAGAAACCCATTGCAACAAGATTTTTGGACATTCTGTGATGCTATAAATGCTGGACATTGCAA ATTTGCCTTTTCAGAGGCTCTTAAGAAGATGTATGGCATAAATCATAATTGGACTTCTCTTCCTCCTATGCCCATTGATGGGGACACATGGTCTGTTATGCATAGCTGGGTTTTACCCACCAGGTCCTTCTTGGAGTTTGTAATGTTTTCCAG AATGTTCGTAGATGCATTGGATACACAATTCTATGATGACAATCAAAGTGGTCATTGTTGTCTTAGTTTATACAAG GACAAGCATTGCTACTCCCGGTTGCTTGAGCTTCTCATAAATGTATGGGCGTACCATAGTGCGAGGAAGATGGTGTATGTGAATCCAGACACTGGATTAATGAGGGAACACCACAAATTAAAGAATAGGAGAGGCCAAATGTGGGTCAAATGGTTTTCATATGCAACCGTAAAGGGCATGGATGAGGATTTGGCTGAGGAGTTGGATTCTGATCACCCACAAAAGCGGAGGTTGTGGCCATCAACGGGTGAAGTCTTTTGGCAAGGTATGTACGAAAAGGAGAGAACCCAAAGAAATAGAGAtaaagagaagaggaaaaaacaaagcaaGGATAAGATATCGAGAATAAGAAGTCGGCATCACCAAAAAACAATAGGAAAGTATGTGAAGCCTCTACCGGAGGCCATGGAAGTCTCAAATTCAACTGTGGTTGTTGCCAGGCTTTTGAGATAG
- the LOC131318565 gene encoding uncharacterized protein LOC131318565 isoform X2, with amino-acid sequence MGSLETGLSLKRDESRIERHPFGQKPRSRFMKFVLFKKIGYLQWVCTVAVFFFFVVIFQMFLPGLVMEKSENSWKGREVDSGDSMVWKEFGRLDFGEGVKFEPLNLLGKFRKESREVNLSSVGRSGVGFGYRKPQLALVFADLLFDPQQILMATVAVAFREIGYQITVYSLEDGPVLAVWKNIGVPVTLIKTREKKDVVVDWLNYDGIIVSSVEAREVFSSLLQEPFKSVPVIWTIHERTLGFRLRQYVSSGQVELVNDWKKFINRATVVVFPSYALPMLYSECDSGNYYVIPGSPVEAWEADHFKAITQNLRYPKNTVRHFSGTEDAKAVLSVADLVIYGSFLEEQAFPDILIKAMCFGKPIIAPDISMIRKYVDDRVNGYLFPKGNLKVLTQILLQVVSQGKLSPLACNIASIGERTAKNLMVSETVEGYASLVEYILKLPSEAVPSKAVSEIPRKLKEEWQWQLFESILDSANLNGSSKSHKFLEEIEKQWNGTRTESSGAVTITNETFVYSIWEEEKNIEMASARKRREEEELKDRTDQPRGTWEDVYRSAKRADRYKNDLHERDDGELERSGQPLCIYEPYFGEGTWPFLHRTSLYRGLGLSTKGRRPRTDDIDAPSRLPLLNNPYYRDALVEYGAFFAIANRVDRIHKNAWIGFQSWRATARKESLSKTAETALVDAIQSQRHGDTLYFWIRMDTDPRNPLQQDFWTFCDAINAGHCKFAFSEALKKMYGINHNWTSLPPMPIDGDTWSVMHSWVLPTRSFLEFVMFSRMFVDALDTQFYDDNQSGHCCLSLYKDKHCYSRLLELLINVWAYHSARKMVYVNPDTGLMREHHKLKNRRGQMWVKWFSYATVKGMDEDLAEELDSDHPQKRRLWPSTGEVFWQGMYEKERTQRNRDKEKRKKQSKDKISRIRSRHHQKTIGKYVKPLPEAMEVSNSTVVVARLLR; translated from the exons ATGGGTTCCCTTGAAACTGGTCTTTCTCTAAAGAGAGACGAAAGCAGGATTGAGAGGCACCCATTTGGTCAAAAACCCAGATCAAGATTTATGAAATTCGTTTTGTTCAAGAAAATTGGATACCTGCAATGGGTTTGCACGGTAGCCGTGTTTTTCTTCTTCGTGGTTATTTTCCAGATGTTCTTGCCCGGTTTAGTGATGGAGAAGTCAGAGAATTCTTGGAAGGGAAGAGAGGTGGATTCTGGGGATTCGATGGTGTGGAAGGAGTTTGGGAGGTTGGATTTTGGAGAAGGTGTTAAGTTTGAGCCACTGAatcttttgggtaaatttcgaAAAGAGTCTAGAGAGGTCAATTTGTCTTCTGTTGGTCGGAGTGGAGTTGGATTTGGGTATAGAAAGCCCCAGCTTGCTTTG GTTTTTGCAGATCTGTTATTTGATCCACAGCAGATACTGATGGCTACTGTTGCTGTTGCTTTTCGGGAAATTGGGTATCAAATTACG GTTTACTCACTTGAAGATGGTCCTGTACTTGCAGTTTGGAAAAATATTGGAGTTCCGGTCACTCTTATCAAAACCCGTGAGAAAAAAGACGTCGTTGTAGACTGGCTAAA CTATGATGGCATAATTGTGAGCTCCGTTGAAGCGAGGGAAGTCTTTTCTAG TCTTCTGCAGGAACCTTTCAAGTCAGTACCTGTTATATGGACCATCCATGAAAGAACACTTGGTTTTCGTTTGAGACAATATGTGTCAAGTGGCCAAGTTGAGCTTGTAAACGATTGGAAGAAATTCATCAATCGTGCTACTGTTGTGGTCTTCCCAAGCTATGCCCTCCCG ATGCTATACTCTGAATGTGATTCTGGAAACTACTATGTCATTCCGGGTTCTCCAGTTGAAGCATGGGAAGCAGACCACTTTAAG GCCATTACTCAAAACCTAAGATACCCCAAGAACACTGTGAGACATTTTTCTGGTACTGAAGATGCAAAAGCTGTTTTAAGTGTTGCTGATCTTGTGATATATGGATCctttcttgaagagcaagctttTCCGGACATTTTGATAAAAGCCATGTGCTTTGGGAAGCCAATCATAGCCCCAGATATATCCATGATCAGGAAATAC GTTGATGACAGGGTCAATGGTTATCTATTTCCAAAGGGGAATTTGAAGGTTCTTACTCAGATACTATTGCAAGTGGTATCTCAGGGGAAGTTATCACCTCTAGCTTGCAATATCGCATCAATTGGTGAGCGCACTGCTAAAAACCTTATGGTTTCTGAAACCGTGGAAGGGTATGCTTCTCTTGTCGAATATATTCTCAAGCTCCCATCAGAAGCTGTACCTTCCAAGGCTGTTTCTGAAATCCCTAGAAAGCTAAAAGAGGAATGGCAATGGCAATTATTTGAGTCCATATTAGATTCCGCAAATTTAAATGGAAGTTCAAAAAGCCACAAATTTTTAGAGGAGATTGAGAAGCAGTGGAATGGTACTCGAACAGAAAGTTCTGGAGCCGTGACCATTACAAATGAAACATTTGTATATAGCATatgggaagaagaaaagaatattGAGATGGCTAGTGCaaggaagagaagagaagaagaggag TTGAAGGACAGAACTGATCAACCTCGGGGAACATGGGAGGATGTGTATCGAAGTGCCAAAAGGGCTGATCGGTATAAGAATGATCTGCATGAAAGGGATGATGGAGAGCTTGAAAGGTCTGGCCAACCATTATGCATCTATGAACCTTACTTTGGTGAGGGAACCTGGCCTTTTTTGCACCGTACTTCACTCTATCGTGGACTTGGGCTG TCCACCAAAGGTCGAAGGCCCCGGACAGATGATATTGATGCACCTTCTCGTCTTCCACTGCTTAACAACCCTTATTACCGAGATGCCCTTGTTGAATATGGAGCCTTTTTTGCTATAGCTAACCGTGTTGACCGCATTCACAAAAATGCTTGGATAGGGTTCCAGTCCTGGAGAGCAACAGCGAGGAAG GAATCTTTGTCTAAGACTGCTGAAACTGCATTAGTGGATGCTATCCAATCGCAAAGGCATGGTGACACACTATACTTCTGGATTCGTATGGATACAGATCCAAGAAACCCATTGCAACAAGATTTTTGGACATTCTGTGATGCTATAAATGCTGGACATTGCAA ATTTGCCTTTTCAGAGGCTCTTAAGAAGATGTATGGCATAAATCATAATTGGACTTCTCTTCCTCCTATGCCCATTGATGGGGACACATGGTCTGTTATGCATAGCTGGGTTTTACCCACCAGGTCCTTCTTGGAGTTTGTAATGTTTTCCAG AATGTTCGTAGATGCATTGGATACACAATTCTATGATGACAATCAAAGTGGTCATTGTTGTCTTAGTTTATACAAG GACAAGCATTGCTACTCCCGGTTGCTTGAGCTTCTCATAAATGTATGGGCGTACCATAGTGCGAGGAAGATGGTGTATGTGAATCCAGACACTGGATTAATGAGGGAACACCACAAATTAAAGAATAGGAGAGGCCAAATGTGGGTCAAATGGTTTTCATATGCAACCGTAAAGGGCATGGATGAGGATTTGGCTGAGGAGTTGGATTCTGATCACCCACAAAAGCGGAGGTTGTGGCCATCAACGGGTGAAGTCTTTTGGCAAGGTATGTACGAAAAGGAGAGAACCCAAAGAAATAGAGAtaaagagaagaggaaaaaacaaagcaaGGATAAGATATCGAGAATAAGAAGTCGGCATCACCAAAAAACAATAGGAAAGTATGTGAAGCCTCTACCGGAGGCCATGGAAGTCTCAAATTCAACTGTGGTTGTTGCCAGGCTTTTGAGATAG
- the LOC131330121 gene encoding uncharacterized protein LOC131330121, protein MCTYHKERGHYTTQCPPFKRYLEELAAAGHLNQWIDVRQNPLPPPPPLVGNLVSVIQWLVSEGRAAELRSEIDRAVASISVCNVGASGKRKWEDPSFGGTITFSSDDLKGVQLPHADALVITIAIEKSTVQRVLIDPGSSADVMFFSTYQSLRLSPAQLRTASTPLVSFTGAPVWPLGLIALPVRAGSRILEIEFVVVASPSPYNVILGRTWLHEMQAVAAPYHQVVKFVGWNGR, encoded by the coding sequence ATGTGCACGTATCATAAGGAACGTGGCCACTACACCACGCAATGCCCACCTTTCAAAAGGTATCTAGAAGAGCTAGCAGCTGCCGGTCACCTCAATCAGTGGATCGACGTTCGGCAAAAtccacttcctccacctccCCCTCTTGTTGGCAATCTCGTGAGCGTCATACAATGGCTAGTATCCGAAGGAAGGGCGGCCGAACTTCGTTCAGAAATTGACAGGGCTGTCGCCTCTATATCAGTCTGCAACGTGGGCGCTTCGGGAAAGCGAAAGTGGGAAGATCCGAGCTTCGGCGGCACCATAACTTTTTCTTCCGACGACTTAAAAGGAGTGCAACTTCCACATGCAGATGCCCTCGTCATCACTATTGCTATTGAAAAATCAACCGTGCAACGGGTATTGATAGATCCGGGAAGCTCGGCCGATGTCATGTTTTTCTCCACTTATCAGAGCCTCAGATTATCTCCCGCTCAACTTCGGACAGCGTCAACTCCCCTTGTCAGTTTTACAGGAGCCCCGGTATGGCCACTCGGCCTGATTGCCCTCCCTGTGCGAGCTGGATCACGCATCCTGGAGATCGAATTTGTGGTGGTTGCTTCGCCAAGTCCGTACAACGtcattcttggccgaacctggctacacGAAATGCAAGCGGTTGCTGCACCGTATCACCAGGTGGTAAAATTCGTTGGATGGAACGGACGATAG
- the LOC131334763 gene encoding uncharacterized protein LOC131334763 — protein MGKAKKAPKFAVMKKLVTSKAIKQHKEVILNPKKKDLHKENLPRNVPYVSSALFFKHNTALGPPYRVLVDTNFINFSIQNKLDLEKGMMDCLYAKCTPCITDCVMAELEKLGQKYRVALRIAKDPRFDRLPCTHKGTYADDCIVDRVTQHKCYIVATCDRDLKRRIRKVPGVPIMYITQHKYSIERLPEATIGGAPRI, from the exons ATGGGAAAAGCAAAGAAAGCACCCAAATTCGCGGTTATGAAGAAGCTCGTCACCTCTAAAGCTATTAAACA GCACAAAGAAGTGATTTTGAACCCTAAAAAGAAGGATTTGCACAAGGAAAATCTTCCCAGAAACGT GCCATATGTTTCATCTGCTCTCTTTTTCAAGCATAACACTGCACTGGGACCGCCCTATCGGGTTTTGGTTGACACCAACTTCATCAATTTTTCTATTCAGAATAAA TTGGATTTGGAGAAAGGAATGATGGACTGCTTATATGCGAAAT GTACTCCTTGTATTACGGATTGTGTGATGGCAGAACTTGAGAAACTAGGTCAGAAGTATCGCGTTGCACTGAG GATTGCAAAAGATCCTCGGTTTGACAGACTTCCCTGTACTCATAAAGGAACCTATGCTGATGACTGTATCGTTGATAGAGTTACCCAG CATAAATGCTACATTGTTGCTACATGTGATCGAGATCTGAAGAGAAGGATCCGCAAG GTCCCTGGTGTTCCGATTATGTACATCACTCAGCACAAGTATTCAATTGAGCGGCTGCCTGAAGCTACAATTGGCGGAG CTCCGAGAATCTGA